A genomic window from Motacilla alba alba isolate MOTALB_02 chromosome 6, Motacilla_alba_V1.0_pri, whole genome shotgun sequence includes:
- the LOC119702819 gene encoding C-type lectin domain family 2 member D-like, with protein MPPWEAAICSTLRDVGCELEESDVCSIQVEKEPPHLQEGPAAGVPHLPGAQEATRHKQGDAPCERAVSEDVESGFCSRDGSVREPLAAQGTSATGNEHKRDLRRFLGERLRRHPEGTALLILLLLLLLALLVALAVLAAPQAPVTAATPQCVLGCPFDWVGHKGVCYYFSRDYGTWEQGQERCSELNASLAIAKDEGAMDLLFRLRGNGDYWLGLRRRGQRLHWGDGSSYSSRVPVLGNSDCVFLAEKKFRSVMCSNPQPYVCSKAQAPL; from the exons ATGCCGCCGTGGGAAGCTGCTATTTGTTCCACGCTGAGAGATGTCGGctgtgagctggaggagagTGATGTCTGCTCCATTCAAGTTGAGAAGGAGCCCCCGCATCTCCAGGAGGGACCGGCAGCCGGGGTTCCGCACTTGCCTGGGGCACAAGAAGCCACTCGGCACAAGCAGGGGGATGCCCCTTGTGAGCGCGCAGTGAGTGAAGATGTGGAGAGTGGattctgcagcagggatgggagtgtgagggagcccctggctgcccagggcacatcAGCAACCGGCAACGAACACAAAAGGGACCTCAGAAGATTCCTGG gtgaacGGCTCAGGCGCCATCCCGAGGGCACGGCgctgctgatcctgctgctgctgctgctgctggctctgctggtggccttggctgtgctggcag CACCGCAGGCTCCAGTGACAGCTGCCACTCCACAGTGTGTTCTGGGCTGTCCCTTTGACTGGGTTGGGCACAAGGGGGTCTGCTACTACTTCTCAAGAGATTACGGCACCTGGGAGCAGGGTCAGGAACGCTGCTCCGAGCTCAACGCCTCCCTGGCCATTGCCAAGGATGAGGGGGCCATG GATTTGCTCTTCCGCCTCCGCGGGAACGGCGATTACTGGCTCGGGCTGCGCAGACGGGGCCAGCGCCTGCACTGGGGGGACGGCAGCAGCTACAGCTCCCG ggttcCTGTCCTCGGTAATTCCGACTGCGTGTTCCTGGCTGAGAAGAAATTCAGGAGTGTGATGTGCTCAAATCCGCAGCCGTATGTCTGCAGCAAGGCCCAAGCTCCCCTGTGA